The Spirochaetaceae bacterium DNA window GGGTCAGCGGCGGCTCGCCGCCGCCGCCGGCCAGCACCAGCCAGCCGAGCGCCCCCACCACCGCCAGCAGGCCGAATGCCGCCAGGTTGGGATATGAGGGGGTGCCGGTGCGTTTCTCGCGGCCCTTCAGCCAGCGGCGCACGAAGTAGCCGGCGATCAAGGCGGCCAGCACGATCAGCAGCCAGGTGCCGAAGCTGGCGGTCGGTTCACCCCAGATGGTGTACACGCCGCGGTTGCTCAGGAAGATCGGCCCCGGCAGGCGGATCGCCTCCTTGGTGATCGGCATGCGCAGCACCAGCCCGAAGTAGAAGAAGTAGCAGGTCACGATCAGCGGGATGTTGCGGATGGCGCCGATGTAGACCGCGAAGATCTTCTGCACCAGCCAGTTGTGCGACAGCCGCGCCACCCCGACCAGCACGCCCAGGATCGTCGCCAGCACGATGCCGAGCAGGGTGGCGCGCAGGGTGTGCACCACCCCGACCAGGAACGCGTAGAAGTAGGAGTTGTCCGGGGAGTAGGGGATGGCGGCATTGGAGATCTTGATCGATGCGCGCAACGAGAGAAAGCCGAAGCCCAGGTCGACACCGCGCTTCTCGGCGTTGACGAACAGGTTGTTCAGCAGGAACCCGATCAGCCCGACGATGAGCAACGCCGCGGCGATCTGCGTGGCCGCCTGCAGGACGTGGATGTTGCGCCACAGCGGCACG harbors:
- a CDS encoding ABC transporter permease subunit (The N-terminal region of this protein, as described by TIGR01726, is a three transmembrane segment that identifies a subfamily of ABC transporter permease subunits, which specificities that include histidine, arginine, glutamine, glutamate, L-cystine (sic), the opines (in Agrobacterium) octopine and nopaline, etc.) — encoded protein: MSGPAQGDLRSRVETHSSVPLWRNIHVLQAATQIAAALLIVGLIGFLLNNLFVNAEKRGVDLGFGFLSLRASIKISNAAIPYSPDNSYFYAFLVGVVHTLRATLLGIVLATILGVLVGVARLSHNWLVQKIFAVYIGAIRNIPLIVTCYFFYFGLVLRMPITKEAIRLPGPIFLSNRGVYTIWGEPTASFGTWLLIVLAALIAGYFVRRWLKGREKRTGTPSYPNLAAFGLLAVVGALGWLVLAGGGGEPPLTPSVPFLKGTNFRGGLRMTPEYFALVACLTVYIATYIGEIVRGAIQSIPRGQLEAARAVGLSEVHVLRYIVIPQALRIIVPPTIGQYINLTKGSSLAIVVGYADIYVITRNIIEQSGSSAPMFLLIIATYLVIAGVYSLIGNLYNRSVQIVER